In Blautia wexlerae DSM 19850, a single window of DNA contains:
- a CDS encoding sulfurtransferase TusA family protein produces MKKVDARGLSCPEPVIRAKNAMESGDKEYEILVDNVVAKENVSRFATHQGYQVQATEQGDDILLRLTK; encoded by the coding sequence ATGAAGAAAGTAGATGCAAGAGGTTTATCCTGTCCGGAACCAGTGATCCGTGCAAAGAATGCAATGGAATCCGGAGATAAAGAATATGAGATCCTGGTTGATAACGTAGTTGCAAAAGAGAATGTATCCAGATTTGCAACACATCAGGGATATCAGGTACAGGCAACAGAGCAGGGAGATGATATCCTGCTGAGACTTACAAAATGA
- a CDS encoding DUF3343 domain-containing protein, which translates to MITYIATFYSHYGAIQFRRNCQAMNLSAEVMPVPRDLSSSCGTCVRFHTEADFPEKTEEVEQIVRVEPQGYVGIYHADEE; encoded by the coding sequence ATGATCACATATATAGCAACCTTCTATTCCCATTATGGAGCTATCCAGTTTCGAAGAAACTGCCAGGCAATGAATCTGAGTGCAGAAGTCATGCCTGTCCCAAGAGATTTAAGCTCCTCCTGCGGAACCTGTGTGAGATTTCATACAGAAGCGGACTTCCCGGAGAAAACAGAGGAAGTCGAGCAGATCGTCAGAGTAGAACCGCAGGGCTATGTGGGGATTTATCATGCGGATGAAGAATAA